The DNA region CAACGTGGAGAACGCCTCCTACGGGGTGACACTGTGCGCGGAGTGCGCGCTGGTCGGGGATCTGTTCATGTCCGGCGGGGGCAGACTCGTCGCGTTCGTGTGCGTGAACGGCGAGGGGCGGACCGTCATGCCCTGCGGCCGCTGCCGTCAGCTGCTGTTCGAGCACTCCAGCCCCGACATGCTCCTGGAGACGGTCTCCGGCATCCGCACGATCGACGAGGTGCTCCCCGACGCGTTCGGGCCCCGCGATCTGGAGGAGGCGCGGTGAGTGTGGAACCGTTCGACGCCGTCGACGTCATCCGCATCAAGCGCGACGGCGGCGCGGTCGCCGACGCGCCGCTGCGCTGGATGATCGACGCGTACACCCGCGGGTACGTCTCGGACGCGCAGATGGCGTCCTTCGCGATGGCCGTGCTGCAGCGCGGCATGGATCGCGACGAGATCCGCGTGATGACGGATGCGATGATCGCGACGGGCGAGCGGATGAGCTTCGCCGCCCTCGGCAAGCGCACGGTGGACAAGCACTCCACGGGCGGTGTGGGCGACAAGATCACCCTGCCGCTGGCGCCGCTGGTGGCGTCGTTCGGGATCGCGGTGCCGCAGCTGAGCGGCCGGGGCCTCGGACACACCGGTGGCACGCTCGACAAGCTCGAGTCGATCCCCGGCTGGCGCGCGGCGCTGAGCAACGAGGAGATGTTCGCGCAGATGCAGGGCGAGGTCGGGGCGGTCATCTGCGCGGCGGGTTCGGGACTCGCCCCCGCCGACAAGAAGCTGTACGCGCTGCGTGACGTCACCGGCACGGTCGAGGCGATCCCGCTGATCGCATCGAGCATCATGTCGAAGAAGATCGCCGAGGGAACGGATGCCCTGGTGCTGGACGTGAAGTTCGGCAACGGCGCGTTCATGCAGGACATCGATCGGGCTCGCGAGCTCGCCCGCACCATGGTGGCGCTGGGCACGGACTCGGGGGTGGCGACGACGGCGCTGCTCACCGACATGAACACCCCGCTGGGGCTCGCGATCGGCAACGCCAACGAGGTGCGCGAATCGGTGGAGGTGCTCGCCGGCGGAGGGCCGACCGATGTGCGCGAACTGACCCTCGCCCTGGCGCGGGAGATGCTCGCCCTGGCCGGGCGGCCGGATGCCGATGTCGAGGCGGCACTCGACGACGGACGCGCCATGGACTCCTGGCGGGCCATGATCCGCGCCCAGGACGGCGATCCGGACGCCGCACTGCCCATGGCGCGGGAGACGCACGTCGTCACGGCTGAGCGCGATGGGATCGTGACCCGCATGGACGCCCTGTCCTTCGGCATCGCCGCCTGGCGCCTGGGCGCCGGGCGGGCGCGGGCGGAGGACCCCGTCATCCACGCGGCCGGCATCGACCTCGCCGTCAAGCCCGGCGACCGCGTGACCGCGGGACAGCCGCTGTTCACGCTGTCCGCGGATGATGACGCGCGCTTCGCGCGTGCGCTGGCCGCACTGGACGGCGCGTACGGGATCGGGCAGGATGCCCCGGCGCCCGCGCCCATCGTGCACGAGCGCATCACCGCGTGAGAAACCCGCCGCCCCATCATCACGGAGATCCCATGAGCATCGACCAGCACGACGACATGACGGTGCAGGGGGCGTCCCTGCGCGACCTGCCCAAGATCTCGCTGCACGACCATCTCGACGGCGCGCTGCGCCTGTCGACGATCCTCGACCTCGCCGCCGACGCGGGCGTCGACGTCCCCGCGACGGATGCGCCCGGGCTGCGACGCTGGTTCGCCGAGCGCAGCCGCTCCGGCTCTCTCGTGGAGTACCTGACGGCGTTCACCCTCACCACCGCCGTCATGCAGACCGAGGAGGCGCTCACGCGCATCGCGC from Microbacterium soli includes:
- a CDS encoding thymidine phosphorylase, yielding MSVEPFDAVDVIRIKRDGGAVADAPLRWMIDAYTRGYVSDAQMASFAMAVLQRGMDRDEIRVMTDAMIATGERMSFAALGKRTVDKHSTGGVGDKITLPLAPLVASFGIAVPQLSGRGLGHTGGTLDKLESIPGWRAALSNEEMFAQMQGEVGAVICAAGSGLAPADKKLYALRDVTGTVEAIPLIASSIMSKKIAEGTDALVLDVKFGNGAFMQDIDRARELARTMVALGTDSGVATTALLTDMNTPLGLAIGNANEVRESVEVLAGGGPTDVRELTLALAREMLALAGRPDADVEAALDDGRAMDSWRAMIRAQDGDPDAALPMARETHVVTAERDGIVTRMDALSFGIAAWRLGAGRARAEDPVIHAAGIDLAVKPGDRVTAGQPLFTLSADDDARFARALAALDGAYGIGQDAPAPAPIVHERITA
- a CDS encoding cytidine deaminase; this encodes MTDIDWDELRQVAAEAMQKAYAPYSRYRVGAAALVDDGRIVAGCNVENASYGVTLCAECALVGDLFMSGGGRLVAFVCVNGEGRTVMPCGRCRQLLFEHSSPDMLLETVSGIRTIDEVLPDAFGPRDLEEAR